The Schistocerca americana isolate TAMUIC-IGC-003095 chromosome 5, iqSchAmer2.1, whole genome shotgun sequence genome includes a window with the following:
- the LOC124616490 gene encoding uncharacterized protein LOC124616490 — translation MHYINSDWRLNKYVLMCSAFPDCPKTGSNIRNELEDGLETMGVSREDIAKITFVTDQGSNIVKALEVYQRLPCMAHSINTVLKHVLSEQFLKENVPNILAILNTVRATVSYFKRRGLCVRLNSSLKQWVSTRWNGYFDMLVSVHSQIDSVKAVLHNEGASDKMLGYDHHITGQLIEFLKPFKEATVDLESDKDPTLHLVLPWFYALKTHCTVRDNDEEDMKPFKQASDAFLEQKMCVSMLHKIATFMVANYRTLRKLTEDEKIEVYQAARQMCAEGKLLR, via the exons atgcattacataaattcagactggcgtttgaataagtatgtactaatgtgctctgcatttcctgactgcccaaaaactggctcgaatattcgaaacgagttggaagatggcttagaaactatgggtgtttctcgtgaagacattgccaaaattacgtttgtcacagaccagggcagtaacattgtcaaagctctcgaagtatatcagcgtcttccatgcatggctcatagtataaacacagtcttgaaacatgttctgagcgaacagtttttgaaagaaaatgttccaaatatattagccattcttaatacagtgcgggctacggtttcgtacttcaagagaagaggtctctgtgtgagactgaactcatctttaaagcagtgggtttcaactcgttggaatggttattttgacatgcttgtatcagtccattctcagattgattcagtgaaggctgttttacataatgaaggtgcctctgataagatgctgggttatgaccaccatataactggccagcttatagaatttcttaagccgtttaaagaagccacagttgatctagagagtgacaaggatccaaccctacatttagttctaccgtggttttacgcattaaaaactcactgtaccgtacgggataacgatgaagag gacatgaaaccttttaAACAAGCctctgatgccttcctagaacagaaaatgtgcgttagtatgttgcataaaattgcaacgtttatggtggctaactaccgcacattaagaaagttaaccgaggatgaaaaaattgaagtttaccaagcagcacgacagatgtgtgctgaaggtaagctcctaagataa